The proteins below come from a single Pseudarthrobacter sp. SSS035 genomic window:
- a CDS encoding FAD-dependent oxidoreductase, with protein sequence MSAPAPSTSVSPAPRIVIAGAGPAAQALVRQLDGARFRGTVTVLSNRDDAPAELLELAELPQVSVRFGQPASFIDAENRSVTTADGMELSYDELVIATGSAPVASPVAGAGRCLSYSTIDDAARIGDAVKEVTRELGRRPLGILVGTGAAAGQAEAVLRARGVRPIRTTVRPAAVVHSIAGSGLTASGIVFEDGSSMNGDLVVLAEERVARDGIAASAGLATAPNGGIAISKDFRTSVSGIWAIGDAAAFDGVRLGLLVAAASAAGACAAQLMTATSAAEGVAAGMAERVPAAA encoded by the coding sequence ATGTCCGCTCCGGCACCGTCCACCTCAGTTTCCCCGGCTCCGCGCATCGTCATTGCCGGCGCCGGGCCCGCCGCACAGGCGCTGGTCCGCCAGCTGGACGGTGCCCGCTTCCGCGGCACCGTCACCGTCCTCAGCAACCGGGACGACGCTCCCGCCGAACTCCTGGAGCTCGCGGAGCTGCCGCAGGTATCAGTCCGCTTCGGCCAGCCAGCCAGCTTCATCGACGCGGAGAACCGCTCCGTCACCACCGCCGACGGCATGGAACTCAGCTACGACGAACTGGTCATCGCCACCGGATCAGCGCCCGTTGCGTCCCCCGTGGCGGGCGCCGGCCGCTGCCTGAGCTACTCCACGATCGACGACGCCGCCCGGATCGGCGACGCCGTCAAGGAAGTGACGCGGGAACTGGGCCGGCGGCCACTGGGGATCCTCGTGGGAACCGGCGCGGCAGCGGGCCAAGCCGAAGCGGTGCTGCGGGCCCGCGGCGTCAGGCCCATCCGCACAACGGTCCGGCCGGCCGCCGTGGTGCACTCCATCGCCGGCTCAGGCCTGACCGCTTCCGGGATTGTCTTCGAGGACGGCAGCAGCATGAATGGCGACCTGGTTGTCCTCGCCGAAGAGCGGGTTGCCCGCGATGGAATCGCCGCCAGCGCCGGACTCGCCACCGCCCCCAACGGCGGAATCGCGATCAGCAAGGACTTCAGGACATCGGTCTCCGGCATCTGGGCGATTGGTGACGCCGCAGCGTTCGACGGCGTCCGGCTGGGACTGCTGGTCGCCGCGGCCTCTGCCGCCGGAGCCTGCGCCGCGCAGCTGATGACCGCTACATCGGCGGCGGAAGGCGTGGCCGCGGGTATGGCGGAGCGCGTGCCTGCGGCCGCGTAA
- the deoC gene encoding deoxyribose-phosphate aldolase: protein MSNAATPTDQTGAGTVSASGNIASYIDHTLLKPEASEAEILKVCAEAAEYHFKSVCVNPLWVKTVKTALKRSGVLTCSVIGFPMGATPSDVKAFEARGAVLDGADEIDMVINIAAARAGDKGALVDDISAVADAVHAGGAILKVIIETALLSDDQKVLACQASVEAGADFVKTSTGFNGGGATAEDIALMRRTVGPDLGVKASGGVRSLADAQAMIAAGATRIGASSGIAIVKGEQGSSSY, encoded by the coding sequence ATGAGCAACGCAGCCACTCCTACCGACCAAACTGGAGCCGGTACGGTCTCAGCGTCGGGCAACATCGCTTCCTACATCGACCACACGCTGCTCAAGCCTGAGGCCAGCGAAGCGGAGATCCTCAAAGTGTGTGCCGAGGCCGCCGAGTACCACTTCAAGTCGGTCTGTGTGAACCCTCTCTGGGTCAAAACCGTCAAGACCGCGCTTAAGCGGTCCGGTGTGCTGACGTGCTCGGTGATCGGCTTTCCCATGGGTGCCACGCCCAGCGACGTGAAGGCTTTCGAAGCCCGCGGCGCAGTGCTGGACGGTGCTGATGAAATCGACATGGTCATCAACATCGCGGCAGCCCGTGCCGGTGACAAGGGTGCACTGGTGGACGATATCTCTGCCGTCGCGGACGCAGTCCACGCGGGCGGAGCCATCCTGAAGGTCATCATCGAAACCGCATTGCTCAGCGATGACCAGAAGGTCCTTGCCTGCCAGGCATCCGTTGAAGCGGGCGCGGACTTCGTCAAGACCTCCACGGGGTTCAACGGCGGGGGAGCCACGGCCGAGGACATCGCCCTGATGCGCCGCACCGTCGGCCCCGATCTCGGCGTGAAGGCGTCCGGCGGCGTACGTTCCCTCGCCGACGCGCAGGCTATGATTGCTGCAGGTGCAACACGTATTGGTGCCAGCTCCGGCATTGCCATCGTCAAGGGTGAACAGGGTTCATCCAGCTACTGA
- a CDS encoding metal-dependent hydrolase, whose amino-acid sequence MGGHHAASGAAAWVAIASTGPYTLGWYPLDATGILIGGMATAGTALVCDWDHRHSTVANSLPPLSNLIAVGIENASGGHRQGTHSVLGAAFFVLLAMMAGQFQLQTDWGLLSVGAGLLCMFMINIAAKALKLFPKSGFISNWIFALAMAGVVTWFAPEQWTWLPVSMLTGVVVHIVGDMITTGGVPLLWPIVIKPPKFLRKLPVLNDVWKANGAFSLPLLGRAGSRREWLVLIPVSAYAMVGMCVAAWSLAKAHFPAAMAIGKATVSRLLGAG is encoded by the coding sequence ATGGGAGGACATCACGCCGCGTCGGGGGCCGCGGCGTGGGTAGCTATTGCCTCAACGGGGCCGTACACGCTGGGCTGGTATCCGCTGGACGCCACGGGAATCCTCATCGGCGGGATGGCGACGGCGGGGACGGCGCTGGTGTGCGACTGGGACCACCGCCACAGCACCGTGGCCAACTCGCTGCCGCCGCTCTCCAACCTGATTGCCGTGGGTATTGAGAACGCCAGCGGCGGGCACCGGCAAGGCACCCACTCGGTGCTCGGTGCGGCGTTCTTTGTGCTGCTGGCCATGATGGCCGGGCAGTTCCAGCTGCAGACGGACTGGGGCCTGCTGTCCGTGGGTGCCGGCCTGCTGTGCATGTTCATGATCAACATTGCGGCCAAGGCGCTGAAGCTGTTTCCCAAGTCCGGATTTATCAGCAACTGGATCTTTGCCCTGGCCATGGCCGGAGTGGTGACCTGGTTCGCGCCGGAGCAGTGGACCTGGCTGCCAGTCTCGATGCTGACCGGGGTAGTGGTCCACATCGTGGGGGACATGATCACCACCGGTGGTGTGCCGCTGCTCTGGCCGATCGTCATCAAGCCACCGAAGTTCCTCCGGAAGCTGCCGGTGCTCAACGACGTCTGGAAAGCCAACGGCGCCTTTTCCCTGCCGCTGCTGGGCCGCGCAGGTTCCCGGCGGGAGTGGCTGGTGCTGATCCCGGTGAGTGCCTACGCGATGGTGGGCATGTGCGTGGCTGCCTGGTCGTTGGCGAAGGCACATTTCCCGGCCGCCATGGCGATCGGAAAGGCCACGGTCAGCCGCCTGCTTGGCGCGGGCTGA